Below is a genomic region from Mustela lutreola isolate mMusLut2 chromosome 1, mMusLut2.pri, whole genome shotgun sequence.
AGAAGAGGGAGAGCACATACTTGAGGAAGGTAATACTTGAGGTAGGCCTTGACGATATTACAGCATTCCAgtaggagacaggagaggagcaCTATACCCAGAGGGAATAGCATGATCAAGGATGCTAGAGTAGGTGAGGCCAGGGCATGGCCTGTCTCTGATGACACTGTCTGCAAAATCCCTGGGGAATTCCTCATGGCCTTGGAGGACTGGTGTACAGGGGAGACTCAGGGTGATTGTGGAAGAACAGGCAGAGAATGTGGTTGGGGCCACATTGGTGGATCCCTGAGCTTCAGAGTGAGGTGTCTGACATTATTTCCTTAACAGTGTGGAGTCAGATAGATTCTTGAATAGAAACTATAGAAGCAGCAAATGTAAACCGGAGGGGACAGCATGATGGGGTAGGAAAATTTAGGAAGGTATCAGAGTGAGTAAGACAAGGACAAAAATGGGTTGGTCCTGCAGATGTTGCTCTGTAGTTTCTAAGGGAAGGATGgttcctcttttcatttttcctgaagACTCTTTAAGTTAACCAAGAAGTCAACAAGCATTTgtgggatattttaaaaaaaaaaggttatggggtgcctgggtggctcagtgggttaaggcctctgcctttgggacatgatctcagggttctgggattgagcccatattgggctctctgctcagcagggagcctgcttcctcctctttctctgcctgcctctctgcctacttgtgatctctgtctgtcaaataaataaataaaatctttaaaaaaattaaaaaaatataaaaaggattatatttcatttcatcttcaaaacTGTCTTGTAGGCATGCAGTTCCCAAGTCTGCTGTGAATAAATATCCCCTGGAGGTTTTCAAAACCAGACCaagctgggtgttatatgtaactaatcaaacattgaacattacatcaaaaaccaagtcatgtattatatgttggctacttgaatttaaatgaaaaaaaaaagtaaaattggacCAAGGCCCATGCTCCACCTCTCAGTTTCTCTACTGACTGGCTGATGGAGCCTAAATATTAGTGTTTTCCAAAAGCTCCTCTAGATGATTCATATGTGCAGCCAGAATGGACAACCAGTGTTCTATGAAGGCCAAACTCAGCAAGACAGACAACAGCCTCTCACCAACAGTAAAGACAGCCTGTGTGATTGGACCACTATTAAACCCCAGCTTCTTGTAATTTTTCTCAAGGACCCTCACTGGCCACATTGAACACCTTGATCTTGCTAAAATGTTCTTTCATGCTTCTTGCTGTCCTCTCTCCCTTGGAAAGCCCTCTCATCCTGGGGGGGCCTGGCAGACCCCTACTCATACTAAAGATTCAGTGAAGTTTTGTTTCCTGTCAATCTTCCTTCATCTCTTCTTGTATCTACCCCGCAGGGTCATGTAAATCAGTGAGTGAATGCAGGAATAAAGCCCCAGACTTCAAGGAACATATACAGGACAGAGTGGGTGCCAAGTATGAGTTTTGAAACCAACTGTTTAGGTTCCCTCTCCATGTAAATCACATTTTGGCCTTGTAATGTTAGGCAAGTTACTGATACTCCATGACTCATGCTCTTATTCTGGGAAATGGAGCTAATAATATTTTCCTCACTAGGCTGTTGTGTGCATTCATGAGCATGCCAGTAAATACTAGCTGGTATTACTGGCACTGCCTCTTATCACTTGGACAGCCATAATCTAATTTGGGAGATAAGAGGCAAGCACCAAACGCTAGCATATGGCATATGGTGAAATTGTATGTGATAGAACAACATAGGAGGTTGGAGTagactctaaaattaaaaaaagttgtaGTCAGGAAAAGCTTCATGGAAGCACTGGACATGGAAATCTAAGGATCTAAGGTGAGGAGAATACATTTCCATCAGAGGAGAAGAATCACATAAAATCAGTTCGTATAGGAAACAGAGTGGATAATATCTTCTGGGGCCAGGAAGAAAGGATACAgatatttctttccttcataactctcttctctgtctcctgttTTACCCTCTGACTTACCTGCATAGCTTCTCCTGTACTATATATGTTTCCAAGAAgaccattttctgttttctgagacAGAATCTTGTTTATCAGTGACTctgtataattattaatattctctatatcctttttatctatttgtttctgCCGTCTTGTTTTGTTCTTCACACAGGTCAGAGCCAGGACAGCCATCGCGCCAGTATCTGCCAGGAAACAAAACATTGGTGATAGGTTGACCAACCATTCCAGTTTGCCTTGGTCTGAGGGGTCTCCTGGTAAGTAGGATGTTCAGCACTAAAAGAGGCTCTCATATCTGGACAAACTGGGAAGATTGGTCATCCTAGTTGATGATGGGAGAGAAGGATTTGAAGAGATAGCAATCATCTCTTCAGCACTAAACACTCAAATATTTCAATATCCCTTTCTTATGTTCAGTATCCCTGTGCCTTGTACACAATAACTCACCTGTTGGTCATAGGAACACATACAGATTTGCAGGTGCATACACATGGACAGTTTTCCACTTTTACATCTTggctgttctcatttttttttttttttcatctctcagCCATATTGGCAAAGGAATTGGGAGAATTCATGATGATACCCCAAGCAACATATGTCTTTGCAATGTTCCAATGTTTCCATTAGGCTGATTAGAAAAATAGCACTTAAGAGAGTTGTTTTCCAATAAAGCTTCTTAAGCGGGAGGATGAAGCAAGAGTTTGGAAGAAAGgaggataaaatctttttttctggcTTGTTACTTAGTTCCCCTGCTGGATTCTTTAAGTGTCGTACCTTCCCTCTCCCATGGAAAGAAATATCACCTCACTATCCAGAGATACTGAGTGGTGATTCTTTTTGGGCTTCTTGGAGAAAGATGAGCTTGTGTCTCTGGATCCATAAGGGCTGAGCAACAATGCTAGTTGTCTAGAGGGGGCTTCCTTTTGGATGTATAAACTGACCCAGGAGAAAATTTCTAGTCCTTGTCTATTGAAGGTACAGActttattaaacaaaatattgGGCCCTTGTCCATGGAGAAGTTGTGTTGTCCAAGTAAGCCCACACATTCAGTGCTCCCaataaattagagaaagaggTGAAGTTAAGTTAAATGAATTCCACTGCTTTCCTGCCTCTATACTTACACTTCCTAAAATGTCTTATATGAAGATTCTCACAatctatctttattttacagatgggaaaattaaGGTCAAGGGTTAATATCCACTGGTTATATAATTCAAAGAAGGAGTAGTGTGGGAACTGGATCTTTCTACTATATTAGATATCTAGAAAGATGCTTAAATGCCCcccaatattcattcttctcaaaaagaaaattctcttccCTGATCACTAGggtaaaaaggataaaaataaagtcCAAGTACTTACAGGTAGAAAAACTCAAAGGAAAAGACTTACCAGTGACTGTGTCCTCTATGCCAAGGGAACTGGGTGTAATCACTCACCTACTGAGAACTGTCcatgaaaatagtaatttttattttcaggattGAGGAATTTAGCAACTTCAGTGATTGAGTAATTCCCATTGAACAGACACAAGGCCAAAATGTCCAGGCTGAGCTGGTAGTAGTTAGTCAGTGGATTGCCATTATGATCTTCTGTTAGAGAGGGAAGAAATACCTTACTCATGGAAGTAATAGTGGAGTAATAAACTTTCAATATACTCCTACCtgcttttttagaatttctttacaTTTAAGAAAAGGTGAGTAATAGAGGGAGAAAGATCACTCATAGAATCATCAAACCTAAGAAATGTAAAGGCTGTTAAGAGCCACCAAATTAACTCAACtcctttcattttataactgaGGTGACTCAGCACTAAAGAGATTAAAGTACCATCCTGATACTCAGGTGGTTACAGAAGTAGGACTAGAATACAGATTTCCCACCACTAAGCTTCTTGCACTTTGAATGGAAATGTGTTGGAACTGGAAgtagaagaagtagaagaagtaGAGGCCATCTCACAAGAAGATGGGATTAGAACAGCTTAATGGATAACAGGATGAATACTGGTTGGGtgttgaaataaaaacaatgcacCTCAGTAGCCACGATCACAATCAGCCTATTTTTCCCAGTGATAAAGCACTTTTGGCcatctttatctctttatctcttcCACTAGTATCATATGTTTTGGTACTTCTGACATAGTGTCTTGTATTGATCAGCCATTTCTGGTGTATTTCATTATTTGTCTAAAAGTCAAGCTTCTAGAGAACAAGAAAACTGTGTtcctttagtgtgtgtgtgtgtgtgtgtgtgtgtgtgtgtgtgtgttcatcatCTTATGTAAGGTGGATGTAAAGTCCATGCTCATTTGGatctatttgaaaagaaaattcaagatgTGTgttgaaagagagaagaagggaaaatgaTCAAAGTTATGTGGGATGAACAGAATGACGAGGAGAAGGAAAGACTGAAGGGAAACTTCTTGAGATCTGGATCAGTGGAGGAGAAGACAAGTTGTCCAGGGACTCTGAACATTTGACTCTCACCcatatttctgatttcttctttgtatttatttcctaGTCTTTTGACCAGTTCAGAATAATTTATAGACATCCCATCAGGTGCTTTACATGCTCCCAAAGCCAGTATAGCCAAGGCAAGCTGTCCCGAGGTTAAAGATGGCTCTGAAAAGAAAAGTATTCGAGTTTAACAAGGTACatgtttgtgacttttttttgGCATCTTGTCTTACTTCACCTGtcaattctctccttttttccactctatacaaatatttacttctttattccCAAAGCAGAGACTTTTCTAGCAGTGCTGTATAAATGCCAGCTAAATCATAGTCTTCCCCATGAAATCATGAAGTGTTTTGGGAATCCTGCAATccttataacaattttaaaaggaaaagaatagataATAAAACTTTGGGATTTACTCTCTTTGTGGGTGCCATCTTGCCAAGATAGTAATAATTGACTTGGATGTTCTGCCTTGTAGAGTATCAAAATTCTCAGGTTTCTTGTAACTCTTAGAATAATATTGTGAGGTAGGTAGGGGTGGCTTCATTTCTCCCTTATCTCAATCAGAAAGCTAAGGCTCCCTATTGACATGAAGGGCTCAGCATCTAGCCTGCATTCAACCCCAGTGctcatctggggtgcctgggtggctcagttggttaagcatctgactctttgattttggctcagttcatggtctcagggttgtgggattgagccctgtattggggtCTGCACTgagtgctgagcatggagtctgcttaagatactctcttTCCCTTTACCTtggtccctccccacctctctaaaacaaacaaagagcaaaaagagaaacaaaaccaagaagaCCCAGTCCTCATCTCTATTTCCCTGCGGTTTCCTTGCTATTGTCCAGTTTCTTACATGTGGGCCATATCCCTCCTGGTTGTGAACTCAGGTAACTTACAGAACAGTATTAGTAGATAagagtctttaatttattttgattttctttgtgactctttaaaggaaaatgtttttcagGACACAGACAAGTAAGGCCTAGCAGTAAATAGCAAGAGGATTTGaggtatctttctttctttctttttcattttattataattataattataattattttaaattaacaaataatgtattattagccccaggggtacaggtctgtaaatctccaggttgacacacttcacagcactcaccatagcacataccctccccaatgtccataacccaaccaccctttcccaACCCCGCtctccccggcaaccctcagtttgttttgtgagattaagagtcttttttggtttgcttccctctggatcccatcttgtttcatttattctttccctaccctcaaccccccccatgttgcatctccactttttGAGGTATCTTTCTGTCCCTTCAAGTTTTATACAGCTAGAATAGATGTAGCAGGGACACTTTAGATACAAAATTATGTCTAAAGATCTGTTGCTGGAGATAATCTTTATGGATAGGTAAGTCTTCTCCTAAAACTTCCAGAGAATAAAGCTACTCACCTGTACTGTTCACAGTGAGTATGAATTGTTCAGTCAGATGTTGATCTTGGCTTTGGTTCAGGGACCCACAAAGTCTGAGAGACAGCAGTGCATTGGCGGCATGGATTCTTTCGGTATAATTTGAATTGATCATTGTATGTATCAGAGGTTTTAgagcagttttgttttccttgcttacCTCtgtggcaggggaaggaggaaataagaagaaataagaaatgcacactaagaaaatattaaggaagggacgcctgggtggctcagttggttaagcagctgccttcagctcaggtcatgatcccagcatcctgggatcgagtcccacatcgggctccttgctcggcaaggagcctgcttctccctctgcctctgtctgccattctgtctgcctgtgctcgctcgctctccctctctctctctgacaaataaataaaatctctaaaaaaaaaaaaagaaaatattaaggaacAGGAACCCTAGGAACAGTGTTGGTATTAAAATGTTTTGTAACAGACATGTTTAGTAACAGGGCCCAGGGAGAACAACCCAGTGGTCACTGACTGTGTTGCTGGAACAATACAAAGGTGGGTCTGGAGTCTCTGCTCCTTTAGCAGCGTGGAAGTGTTTCaattttttaacagctttttcAGCCTTATTATTGTGTATTGGCAGATTATCAGTCCTGCCTGGGAGATCTAGTAGGATTCCCTGATTTTGAGGAGGAAGCCTGTGTGCCCTTAAAGAAATCCTGAGGCCAGGGTGTCCTTAAAGAAACTTCCATAATTGAAGGCTTAATGGAGACTAAAATACAGGTCTTCCCAATCCCAGTCTGTAGTCCTCACTACTTGCTGGATTGAgttccttcccttctccatcttctAACTCAATCAGGTTATTAATACTGAGGGAAAGAGGGCAATAGTTCTATGGTACGGTGGTGACTGACCCCAGAGATCTGAATTGTCTGGTTGTCCAACCGATCTGGCATCAGGATCGTTATTCAGCAACCTGTACCTTTCAGAAAACCCTCTAGTCTTAGCCTGTAATATGACCAAATCCCAAAGGAAAGGATGGAGGAGTCACATTCTGCTGTGGAATTAAGAGTCCCGAGACCTCAATAACTGGAGGAAAATAAGAAGAGTTAGTTTTAAGAGTTCTAAGAGTtaccacttaaaatattttttgttggtgggaatgcaagttggtgtagcctttttggagaacagtgtggagattcctcaagaaattaaaaatagaacttccctatgaccctgccattgcactcctgggtatttaccccaaagatacagatgtagtgaaaagaagggccatctgtaccccaatgtttatagcagcaatggccacagtcaccaaactgtggaaagaaccaagatgcccttcaatggatgaatggataaggaagatgtggtccatatactctatggagtatgatgcctccatcagaaaggacgaatacccaacttctgtagcaacatgggcgggactggaagagattatgctgagtgaaataagtcaagcagagagagtcaattatcatatggtttcacttatttgtggagcataacaaatagcatggaggacatggggagatagagaggagaagggagttaggggaaattggaaggggaggtgaaccatgagagactatggactctaaaaaacaatctgagggttttgaagtggcggggggggggaggtgggaggtcagggtaccaggtggtgggtattagagagggcacagattgcatggagcactgggtgtggtgcaaaaataatgaatactgttatgctgaaaataaaaaataaattaaaatatttttaaatgaactttgcttaggggtgcttgggtggctcagtttgttaagcagccaattcttgatttcagctcagttcatgaccttAGGGTGGtggtatcaagccccactttgggctcaatctgcttgagattctctctctccctcttcttctgccctcccccaaatcatggtcattctctctctctcctctctctctgtgtccctttctaaaataaatagatacattttttaaaaaaatgtactttgtTAACACTCCCAAGAAAAATCCTACCCATCTCCAGATTATTTCTTGGGTTAGTGGGGATACTGAGAATAGCACGAGCTCTTTGTTCAGCCAGACTTTGGCTGGATTCTCCGGTCCCTAACTTATGACTATGGGTGACTTATGTAACTTTCTTGACCTTCAGTTCCCTCATTTCAAAATTGTGGATATTAAcctttattttatagttattgGACAAGAAATCAGTTAACAAACTATAAAGTACCACACATATTATCACTCTTAGCTCAATTGTAGTTTTGATCACTATACTTAGGGAACTGAGGCAATGTGAGTTCTCTatccccgatgtggggctcaggatcaccaccctgagatcaagagttatatgctctgctgaccgagccagccaggcaccactctatctttcttctctttaaaagaCAGGGCGATCTGGACCAGTGGTTGTAGAAAAGTCCTTCTTTGTTAGAAGAACAACTGGACAATTGTTGAGTCATGACTGAGATTTTATGGAAACATCCAGTTCAGCAGATTTTCCGGCACTGAAACAGACTTTTCATTTCCTGGTCAACCTCTCATCAGGTTCCTTGTCCACTAAAGACAGGTAATTATTTTTTACAGTGGATTGAACTTCAAAACCTCCACAGAGACCCCCTATTCTTAGGATACAACAAAGGAAATGACAGGCCAGGAAGAAGAATTAGAGTTGGCAGCATTTCTGCTTTAGCTTGTGTGAACACAAGTCTTTCAGCTGTGGTGTTGACCTCTTCTTGTAGGCTACAGAACACCAGGAGCATGTAGCCACCAATGGCACCACATAGTCATCTTTGGACTGGGTTTAAGCACAATTCCAGGGTCAAGacttacaaaagagaaaacatgaagcTGAGAGCTATACCAAGCTTCATAACATCACTTGCTCCAACACCCTTCCCCAACTCTCCTCAATTTATGGATAAagctaaaaatattcaaaagcatTGGATCGTACAGCTAGTAAGGGGTCAGACTATACCTGAAccagtttttcattttcctacttAGTAGTTTTTAATAGAACCTCATAATCATGGATTCCTATACCCAGAGGAGAGGTGATGGGCTTGTATGCATGCCCTGTGGGGATGAATTGGAGAGGCTGATGTGTACCTCGGAACATCTAAACTCAATAATGACAAGGGAGAAGTTTTTGTTATTTGAAagggatttttaacattttttttctgtgcagttATAAGGGGTTAACCCAAAACCCATGGGTTGAACTTCAAAAAAATAGATTGCATCTCAAATTCAAAATAAAGCTTTCTATGATCTTGAAAAATTTCTGGTATCCTGAATAGTCTATCCTTGAATAGAAGAGGAATAGACAGTTTCTTGGTAGGGTTCCTATGGTGGAGAAAATCTAAATATAGGAAGAATAGTTAGGCAAGTTAGCATTAAATCTACAACGCCTCTTAAAACAACATATGTTATCGAACTTTCCTCGCCATGTCCTGCCAAATTTTACATTACTCAGTCCAACCATATATAGAACTGAAataggggggcatctgggtggctcagtcagttaagtggctgccttctgctcaggtcattatcacagagtcctgggatcgagtcccgcatcgggctccctgctgagtggagagcccacttctccctctccctctgcctgcttctctgcctacttgtactctctatctctctgtaaaataaagaaataaaatcttaaaaataaaaaagaactggaaTAGGATATTTTCTCAGGTCACTCTACACAAGTCCTCTGCCAGGAGACTTTAGAAGACTATCACACAAGGAGTAATTTTAGCTCAATGCGTACTTACCACAGATCTCGCATTGTTGTCttggaataagagaaaacaatAGGAGCCCCAGTAGGGGCAGCTGGTGAGATTGTCTCATCTTTCCAAGTGTTCTGGAATGGTGAGGGCTTGTCTGGCTATTTATTGGGTGATGGCAGATGGTAATGAGAGTTCCTCCTTTAGCTTGCCTCAGCCTCTTTCACTTAAGCAAATATTGAGCAATGTCAGGGGGTGTGGTGTGGTGAAGTGTATTTTTCCAAGAATTGTGATAAACCAGGAAGAAGACTTGAAAGATAAATGGTCAGGGAGGAAGAAGAACTAATATTCTTTGTTCCCCATCCCAAACTTTAGGATTCACAGTCCTTACTTTCCTTCAACCCAGTGAGGATAAATTAAGTTTCCCTCTTTTTCCATTCCAGTTtggttgtattttatttatgtctctTGAAACATTAGATTTGATGGGCAAGGGCttaacacataaaaaaatggaagtagaAGTTGTAAGACTGAAATTGACCAGGCAAGTTGCGGGAGCCTGGCACCTGAGGATCTTTGGCATCGTGGTTTCTGATGCATGATTTTTTCTAAGATAGATGCCCTGCGAGTTTCATAGCCCAGGAGGAACACTACAGAGATACACATCAAATGTGGATTTTTGCTGTGCCAGGAAAGATGCTACAAGCTCCATGTAAGATGTGTTGTCTATCATAGGTCTCCCAGAAATTATTAGAGAATACTATCAGTTTGGCCTTAAAATGTTTGTTATGGGTCAGCCAGATGGTGGAATATCCCCCCACAGCAACAGTCATTTTAGCAGCCATCCATGGACAGGGGTTTCTATGTGGGAATTTTGTGTTCCAAGTAAGAGGTTCAGAAACCTTATTGCAGCTGCTGAGGAGAACTGTGATGAAAGGACATACCAAAGAAGAAAGACTTGTATTCACAAAAGCTAAAGCACAGAATTTGCCTGCTCTGATTTTTCTTCCTGGCTTTTTCCCTGTTGTACCCTGAAGAGCCAGGCTCACTGACCATGGTCCTGGGTACTGACCAGAAAACAGCCTCATCCCCTTGTGGACTTGGCTCTGTCAGTGTTTGGCACTGGTTCTGTGAATTGCACCATCGGCCAAGGGACCTGGAAGGAATCATGCCCACCTGAGCCTTGGGTGATAGGACTGCTGACCTTGGTTAGGGCTGAGGAGCCTGAAGCGCTATGACCGGGGTACAGCATGAGCCATGGTCTGGGAGCAGTCTTTCCCACCCAGGCGCCTAGCAGAAGACACACCCTTCAGTGCCTAGGAGGCAGACTGGCTGACGATGGTCCACCTATGGATCCTGAATGGACCCTGTGACCTGGCTCCATCCCCTCTCAGCTATGGTTCAGGGACAATCCTGCCCATGCTGGGATCTCTCCAGTGACCCAGCAGGAGCCAGGACTGTCATGTACCTGATAAGAGACTTGTGGTTTGCAGACCTAACTGAGGACCCAGCAGCAGCAAGGTGACCCAGTTTCATCCAACCTTGGTCACTGTGATCCCGGAGAGAATCCCATCAGCCCTGGGTCTGACAGGAGAAGGTCTTTACCTGTCAAAAACCAGCTGTAAAGATGGATAGGTGCTTGCTCcttcaaacacacagacacaaatatAAGGCCAGACAGATCACAAAGCAAGCAAACACGATGCCAAAGAAAACTAATA
It encodes:
- the TCN1 gene encoding transcobalamin-1 isoform X2, with translation MRQSHQLPLLGLLLFSLIPRQQCEICEVSKENKTALKPLIHTMINSNYTERIHAANALLSLRLCGSLNQSQDQHLTEQFILTVNSTEPSLTSGQLALAILALGACKAPDGMSINYSELVKRLGNKYKEEIRNMDHNGNPLTNYYQLSLDILALCLFNGNYSITEVAKFLNPENKNYYFHGQFSVDTGAMAVLALTCVKNKTRRQKQIDKKDIENINNYTESLINKILSQKTENGLLGNIYSTGEAMQALFVSSNYYNENQWVCEKTRDTVLTEISRGAFRMPTAAAQILPALKGKTYLDVNKDSSCVYSSDSFHPSTQEPIVSVTPAVSPSQIQVNYSVVIDKRKDRIVVSVTDGSVFLNVMEQAQKENPTLFRFKTKETAWGPYIISVRGIKASTNDRTYWELRSNGEHLNQGAGSYVVHAGDDLEVRWSTY
- the TCN1 gene encoding transcobalamin-1 isoform X1; the encoded protein is MRQSHQLPLLGLLLFSLIPRQQCEICEVSKENKTALKPLIHTMINSNYTERIHAANALLSLRLCGSLNQSQDQHLTEQFILTVNSTEPSLTSGQLALAILALGACKAPDGMSINYSELVKRLGNKYKEEIRNMEDHNGNPLTNYYQLSLDILALCLFNGNYSITEVAKFLNPENKNYYFHGQFSVDTGAMAVLALTCVKNKTRRQKQIDKKDIENINNYTESLINKILSQKTENGLLGNIYSTGEAMQALFVSSNYYNENQWVCEKTRDTVLTEISRGAFRMPTAAAQILPALKGKTYLDVNKDSSCVYSSDSFHPSTQEPIVSVTPAVSPSQIQVNYSVVIDKRKDRIVVSVTDGSVFLNVMEQAQKENPTLFRFKTKETAWGPYIISVRGIKASTNDRTYWELRSNGEHLNQGAGSYVVHAGDDLEVRWSTY